The following are encoded together in the Strongyloides ratti genome assembly S_ratti_ED321, chromosome : 2 genome:
- a CDS encoding Transcription elongation factor B polypeptide 3, protein MDFETQEKVKRKIHKYMEFLPDVDKTLMYLEKLSKLPINLELLVSTGVGKAVGKIVKKGTEEQSILANQIIKEWKECVNNEKETKDSSKEKLPDNEVKTVKDEYIRKRKNLKDDDVGDIYDKPKKEKKVEEFERKTESFSDALKSVGTARSRPIKKRVDGDSVSSRTVSNSYEIEMIKNIVPTMRRYSPPPESKVKPASVKRSNEDHFEIKCVKSTIHVYAAAGKNKKVSLINGEPPKLLSFCQEVVKKHVDMIEYVGLIPYELLKPALERATPEQLLRIVKLNPQIEMECDELFQIVCMKKPKQFRNRNGETWKETYLRTLKEEDDKFALLTSRIARNNKASCASVRKTEVIDLKQVKNRGSIGNGRGHSGPGSSGSGRNRNMDSKFSSTAAAANNPQKKGYLMAKTLRMFRSGVR, encoded by the exons ATGGATTTTGAAACTCaagaaaaagttaaaagaaaaattcaTAAATATATGGAATTTCTACCTGATGTTGATAAG ACACTGATGTACCTAGAAAAATTGAGTAAATTGCCAATTAATCTTGAGTTATTAGTTTCTACGGGTGTCGGTAAAGCTGTTggtaaaattgttaaaaaaggCACAGAGGAACAATCAATTTTGGCaaatcaaattataaaagaatggAAAGAATGTGTAAACaatgaaaaagaaactaAAGATTCTTCGAAAGAAAAATTACCAGATAATGAGGTAAAAACTGTGAAAGATGAGTATATAAGAAAacgtaaaaatttaaaagatgatGATGTGGGagatatatatgataaaccaaaaaaagaaaaaaaggtTGAAGAATTTGAAAGAAAAACTGAATCTTTTAGTGATGCTTTAAAATCTGTTGGTACTGCAAGAAGCAGACCAATTAAAAAACGTGTCGATGGTGATAGTGTATCTTCAAGAACGGTTAGTAATTCATATGAAAtagaaatgataaaaaatatagttcCTACAATGAGGCGGTATTCTCCACCTCCTGAAAGTAAAGTTAAACCAGCAAGTGTTAAAAGATCTAATGAAGATCATTTTGAGATAAAATGTGTCAAGTCAACGATTCATGTATATGCTGCAGctggaaaaaataaaaaagtttcattAATTAATGGTGAACCACCAAAATTACTTTCATTTTGTCAAGAAGTTGTAAAAAAACATGTTGATA tgATTGAGTATGTCGGGTTAATTCCTTATGAACTTTTAAAACCAGCTTTAGAAAGAGCAACACCTGAACAGTTGCTTAGAATTGTTAAATTGAATCCTCAAATTGAAATGGAATGTGATGAATTATTTCAGATTGTTTGTATGAAGAAACCAAAACAGTTTAGAAATAGAAATGGTGAAACATGGAAGGAAACTTATTTAAGAACTTTAAAAGAAGAAGATGATAAATTTGCTTTATTAACATCAAGAATAGCTAGAAATAATAAAGCTTCATGTGCTTCAGTAAGAAAGACAGAAGTGATTGATTTAAAACAAGTAAAAAATAGGGGTTCTATTGGTAATGGACGGGGACATTCGGGACCGGGTTCTTCTGGTAGTGGGAGAAATAGGAATATGGATAGTAAATTTTCTTCTACTGCTGCAGCTGCAAATAATCCTCAAAAGAAAGGTTACCTTATGGCAAAAACTTTGAGAATGTTTAGATCAGGAGTTCGATGA
- a CDS encoding Ubiquitin-related modifier 1, whose amino-acid sequence MEVELQFGGGVEMIFNNQKSIKINLDNNKKWTVKDILEWLLENLMKDCETPEIFIVNGNVRPGILVLINDCDWEILDGVNTVINNNDVITFISTLHGG is encoded by the exons atGGAAGTTGAATTACAATTTGGTGGTGGAGTtgaaatgatttttaataatcaaaaaagtataaaaattaatttagataataataaaaaatggaCAGTGAAAGATATACTGGAGTGGTtgttagaaaatttaatgaaagaTTGTGAAACGccagaaatttttattgttaatggTAATGTTAGACCTGGAATTTTAGTTCTTATTAATGATTGTGATTGGGAAATCTTGGATGGT GTTAATACTGTTATCAATAATAATGAtgttataacttttatatcaACTTTACATGgtggttaa
- a CDS encoding Axonemal dynein light intermediate polypeptide 1, protein MSSSISFLKTDKPVEKEPTNNDNGIAEDFEKKLQDYMQYSEILDKAGPNFVPVDPEAQLRKIMDFILPGREYVSEGKIWIEKTSTVPTTRLDLLSLHEKFEASLIERNAKMFGICPIRRDLFDQLFDEIIRQVTINCAERGLLLLRIKHEFQLTIVSYQSVLESAIAYGIRKAIETEVQKSSVDEQAQNDRTENITLKKKIEQLEQKSLQEKVLREQEIELMVQNLIEENNRLNQNCKVLKGQLQTILQLEQEQASTKRTVT, encoded by the exons atgTCTAGTAGTATATCATTTCTAAAAACTGATAAACCTGTTGAAAAGGAGCCtacaaataatgataatggaATAGCAGAAGACTTTGAAAAAAAACTTCAAGATTATATGCAATATTCAGAGATATTAGACAAAGCTGGTCCAAATTTTGTACCTGTAGATCCAGAAGCACAACTAAGAAAAATAATGGATTTTATTTTACCAGGAAGAGAATATGTAAGTGAAGGTAAAATTTGGATTGAAAAAACTTCAACTGTACCAACAACAAGATTAGATTTATTGTCACTTCATGAAAAATTTGAAGCATCTTTAATTGAAAGAAATGCTAAAATGTTTGGTATATGTCCAATAAGAAGAGATCTTTTTGATCAGCTATTTGATGAAATTATTAGACAAGTGACAATAAATTGTGCTGAAAGAGGATTACTATTACTTAGAATTAAACATGAATTCCAATTAACTATTGTCTCTTATCAATCAGTATTAGAAAGTGCTATAGCATATGGAATTAGAAAAGCAATTGAAACAGAAGTTCAAAAATCATCAGTTGATGAACAGGCTCAAAATGATAGAACtgaaaatattactttaaaaaaaaag ATTGAACAATTGGAGCAGAAAAGTTTACAAGAAAAAGTACTAAGAGAACAGGAAATAGAATTAATGgtacaaaatttaatagaaGAAAATAATCGGTTAAATCAAAATTGTAAAGTATTAAAAGGACAACTACAGACTATTCTTCAATTAGAACAAGAACAAGCATCTACAAAGCGCACAGttacttaa
- a CDS encoding Folylpolyglutamate synthase, mitochondrial: MVTLTLLLKSSLLQSTIYRMERVRKCNLYDESIKKLNLLISNAQTIENARKNKIETQNKSLPLMRSYFDGCDININDLNKLNVIHISGSKGKGTASAMVEAILRDKGYKTGFFSSPHLVNVTERIRINGEEIDKTLFSTYFFDIYNKLVDKNIQPLPGYFKFLTILAYYTFLKENVDVAIMEVGIGGEYDSTNIIEKPSVCGITTLDYDHTLLLGDTLKEIAWHKGGIMKKSVPCITISQEIEVMDVLVERSLEKKCPLIIAKHLDERLIDDLNLTGRHQLINLSLASQIVKQWEEEMKKTNKFNNIICKNNSLNNIQSMDYLKKVFKNFLWRGRTQKVEANNIIYMVDGAHTHKSIQVCGDWFMNNIIDNESYIKILLFSTTGERDSKQFLEILEKCKFNLVLFSSTIVKSDVSSPNDKATLTSNTTGKYYQNQEIWKSINNSVPSFTFLTIETCIQFINNLRKNTPNEVKIYVLVTGSLHLVGGTLSIIEQ; encoded by the exons atgGTTACATTAACACTTTTACTAAAATCGTCTCTTCTCCAATCAACTATTTATAGAATGGAAAGGGTACGAAAATGTAATTTGTATGAT gaatccattaaaaaattaaatttactaaTTTCAAATGCTCAAACTATTGAAAATgctagaaaaaataaaattgaaacacaaaataaaagtttaccATTAATGAGATCATACTTTGATGGAtgtgatataaatataaatgatcttaataaattaaatgttattcATATATCTGGTTCAAAAGGAAAAGGTACAGCATCAGCTATGGTTGAGGCTATTCTTAGAGATAAAGGATATAAAACAGGATTTTTTAGTTCACCACATTTGGTAAATGTAACAGAAAGAATTCGGATTAATGGAGAAGAAATTGACAAAACTCTTTTTagtacatatttttttgatatttataataaacttgttgataaaaatattcaaccATTACCtggatattttaaatttttaactattcttgcttattatacatttttaaaagaaaatgttgATGTTGCTATTATGGAAGTTGGAATTGGTGGTGAGTATGATAGTACaaatattatagaaaaacCTTCTGTTTGTGGTATTACAACATTAGATTATGATCATACATTATTATTAGGTGAtacattaaaagaaattgcATGGCATAAAGGTggtattatgaaaaaatctGTACCATGTATAACAATTTCTCAAGAAATTGAAGTAATGGATGTTTTGGTTGAAAGaagtttagaaaaaaaatgtccATTAATTATAGCAAAACATTTAGATGAAAGATTAATTGATGATCTTAATCTTACTGGAAGACatcaattaattaatttatcattagcATCACAAATTGTTAAACAATGGGAAGAGGAAatgaaaaaaacaaataaatttaataatataatatgtaaaaataattctttaaataatatacaatcaatggattatttaaaaaaagtttttaaaaattttttatggaGAGGAAGAACACAAAAAGTTGAggcaaataatattatatatatggtTGATGGAGCTCATACACATAAAAGTATTCAAGTTTGTGGAGATTGGTTtatgaataatattatagataatgaaagttatattaaaattcttcttttttcTACAACTGGTGAAAGAGATAGTAAacaatttttagaaattcttgagaaatgtaaatttaatttagttttattttcaagTACTATTGTTAAATCTGATGTTTCTTCTCCAAATGATAAAGCAACATTAACAAGTAACACTACAggaaaatattatcaaaatcaaGAAATATGGAAatcaattaataatagtGTACCATCTTTTACATTTCTTACTATAGAAACATGtatacaatttataaataatttacgAAAAAATACACCTAATGaggtaaaaatttatgtactTGTTACAGGAAGTCTTCATCTTGTTGGTGGAACATTATCAATAATTGAAcaataa
- a CDS encoding Intraflagellar transport protein 80 homolog, whose protein sequence is MKFEITYTKNPSHQAAVTAVTWIDSDDAITCGDDEQVLLWDTGAFESKQLMTLKGNFPTSIQLSNGISSTSNKKSIKDGIIISTTGGKIIIVRNNKIEKTINAHDGACLSVRWSDDGSSFVSCGEEGTIKMWSKNGMLRSVLARCDNSIYTMAWSPDSTKIFYCSSEYCYIKSLKIPSQPSKWKGHEGIITCCDWSITSNLIITGGEDCKYRVWDGLGRIIYTSLSHDYPITSLSWNPDGNLFVVGSYNLLRLCDKLGWSHSLEKFMVGSILAVDWSQDSTQIIAGTATGHVIYGQIIGKRLSWNNLEIFMFKNNGIEVKDVLSETMIEKLETKERIVYISVGFGYLVTVTTKQIYIYNSKNWNSPTIIDLKEERGNSVIQSSRFFLLIGLSILEIYGYEGRLQTTIKLQRQTLQKMISEKSIALSDDVVGVRDSDNHKIINLYDAINGKTIGDGKIIHQQDIIEICIDMVGNTLQRKIAFIDSNNDLYINLVNSFGLTDQRYKIASNAKQILFHDKSSMLLCLQENTKLLIFTYPNIVFVDGELLNESTIIIDLKGIGNSPSLINFTGENICVLKSNGAFITYSVSPSIQALFDCVNNSKWDQAVKVCRNVKEPYLWCMLAGMAVAERNVFIAEMAYSELEKADRVLFLSQIRKEKNLNLKNALFAMFAGRISEAETILLQSKYYFRAIFLNIQMYRWDRALQLALQYNMHIDTVLGYRQRYLEDIGVEETNEKILQQYSQVEVDWVHIKRSINNELAVEKEA, encoded by the exons atgaaatttgAAATAACTTACACAAAAAATCCTTCTCATCAGGCTGCTGTTACAGCTGTCACTTGGATAGATTCAGATGATGCCATTACATGTGGTGATGATGAACAAGTATTATTATGGGATACTGGTGCTTTTGAAAGTAAACAATTAATGACATTAAAAGG aaattttCCAACGTCGATACAATTATCCAATGGAATATCATCAACatctaataaaaaatcaatcAAAGATGGAATAATTATATCAACAACTGGtggaaaaattattattgttagaaataataaaattgaaaaaacaattaatgcACATGATGGAGCATGTCTTTCTGTTAGATGGAGCGATGATGGTTCCAGTTTTGTATCCTGTGGTGAAGAAGGAACAATTAAAATGTGGTCAAAAAATGGTATGCTTAGAAGTGTCCTTGCTAGATGTGATAATTCAATTTATACAATGGCGTGGTCACCAGattcaacaaaaattttttattgctCAAGTgaatattgttatataaaaagtttaaaaataccTTCACAACCAAGTAAATGGAAGGGACATGAGGGTATAATAACTTGTTGTGATTGGAGTATAACATCTAATCTTATTATAACTGGTGGTGAAGATTGTAAATATAGAGTTTGGGATGGTTTAGGTagaattatttatacttCATTATCACATGATTATCCAATAACTTCACTATCCTGGAATCCTGATGGTAATCTTTTTGTTGTCGGTAGTTATAATCTTTTAAGATTATGTGATAAATTAGGTTGGAGTCATTctcttgaaaaatttatggTTGGATCTATTTTGGCAGTTGATTGGTCACAAGATAGTACACAAATTATTGCAGGAACTGCCACTGGACATGTTATTTATGGTCAAATAATTGGAAAAAGATTATCATGGaataatttagaaatttttatgtttaaaaataatgggATTGAAGTTAAGGATGTTCTTTCTGAAACAATGattgaaaaattagaaaCTAAAGAGAGAATAGTTTATATATCTGTTGGTTTTGGTTATCTTGTTACTGTTACaacaaaacaaatttatatttataa ttcaAAAAATTGGAATTCACCAACAATAATTGATCTTAAAGAAGAAAGAGGTAATTCTGTCATTCAATCATCCag attttttcttttgataggattatcaatattagaaatttatGGATATGAAGGCCGCCTTCAaacaacaataaaattacaaagaCAAACACTTCAAAAAATGATATCTGAAAAAAGCATTGCTTTATCTGATGATGTGGTTGGTGTACGTGACAGTGACAAccataaaattatcaatctTTACGATGCAATAAATGGAAAAACAATAGGAGATGGCAAAATAATACATCAACAAGATATCATAGAAATATGTATTGATATGGTTGGTAATACTTTACAAAGAAAAATAGCATTTATTGATAGtaataatgatttatatATCAACTTAGTTAATTCTTTTGGTTTAACAGATCAAAGATATAAAATTGCTTCAAATGCTAAACAAATACTTTTTCATGATAAAAGTTCTATGCTTTTATGTTTACAagaaaatacaaaattactAATATTCACTTATCcaaatattgtttttgttGATGGTGAATTGTTAAATGAAAGTACTATTATAATTGATCTCAAAGGAATTGGAAATTCACcatcattaattaattttactgGAGAAAATATTTGTGTATTAAAATCTAATGGAGCATTTATAACATATTCTGTATCTCCATCTATACAAGCATTATTTGATTGTgtaaataattcaaaatgGGATCAAGCAGTAAAAGTATGTAGAAATGTTAAAGAACCATATCTTTGGTGTATGTTAGCTGGAATGGCTGTAGCTGAAAGGAATGTTTTTATTGCTGAAATGGCTTATTCTGAACTTGAAAAAGCAGATAGAGTTTTATTTCTTTCACAaataagaaaagaaaaaaatttaaatttaaaaaatgcaTTATTTGCAATGTTTGCTGGAAGGATAAGTGAAGCTGAAACAATATTACTtcaatcaaaatattattttcgtGCTATTTTTCTTAACATACAAATGTATCGTTGGGATAGAGCATTACAATTAGCATTACAATATAATATGCATATTGATACAGTATTAGGATATAGACAAAGATATTTAGAAGATATTGGAGTAGAAGAGAccaatgaaaaaatattacaacaaTATTCACAG gtAGAAGTTGACTGGGTTCATATTAAAAgatcaataaataatgaacTAGCTGTAGAGAAAGAAGCATAA
- a CDS encoding Ubiquitin-conjugating enzyme, E2 domain and Ubiquitin-conjugating enzyme/RWD-like domain-containing protein, whose product MSANNNKDESFFGKKKIFALVNGSRAVILSTGMFIGRAVMGTATSTIGNQNTEEEVCISERLLRMLDQKPLKMATMLKLTRIVNDATPEEKIEFFNNGVIKKVCTRLIEEGDLKINNYKGLSKTNSNPENMDKRKQKKRHNSITSLAIRGIGYGTGSTRSRWDVEKAIEERITKEEHIIWLLNALTAFLYKSYNDTTSLDITTFAKTDFSYLKPEICKEIYDTKVLMLFDYHLTNDSIFDISERVDLFEAIFETISVMSMIPNFVQYIVYPLYGDGKSISKELIPTFRHTLQTYPNLFKRQMITPDYRLIEFIKHVEKYSKMIMNASREFETLLPVEERIKTSIGKRNDCEESRLLTPKVIENIFEVGKQLTPENIIELDKVYSKVMSEWVMQSYRFVDNDGKLIVPFTYAKDVKNVNPFAGALRERTKRIAKELASMVNSLPQNASNSIFVCVDESRCDIIKVLISGPDDTPYENGLFEFDVFFPTSYPFSPPKCSFLTTGNGNVRFNPNLYNDGKICLSILGTWEGRPEEKWSPYCSLLQVLISIQGLIFVKEPYFNEPGFEKYRGTEKGDSFSKKYNLQIEHATITYAIRDQIVQPSKHFESVIKRHFWLKRHAIIKQAHRWVVEMRKEIADMNKPTKKRDSFCFDTVYNPVIQEKVIQQLISELTNMKCPIEVQI is encoded by the exons atgtctgccaataataataaagatgaatcat TCTTtggaaaaaagaaaatttttgcCCTTGTTAATGGGTCTAGAGCTGTTATATTATCAACGGGAATGTTTATTGGTAGAGCTGTAATGGGAACTGCTACATCAACTATTGGAAATCAAAATACTGAAGAAGAAGTATGTATTTCAGAACGATTATTAAGAATGCTTGATCAAAAACCATTAAAAATGGCAacaatgttaaaattaacaag aataGTAAATGATGCCACACCAGAAGAAAAgattgaattttttaataatggtGTGATTAAAAAAGTATGTACACGATTAATAGAAGAAggagatttaaaaattaataattataaaggTTTATCTAAAACAAATTCTAATCCAGAAAATATGGATAAAAGAAAGCAAAAAAAACGACATAATAGTATTACATCATTAGCAATACGAGGAATTGGTTATGGAACTGGATCAACACGTTCACGTTGGGATGTTGAAAAAGCTATTGAAGAACGTATAACAAAAGAAGAACATATTATATGGTTATTAAATGCTTTAACGGCATTTCTTTATAAATCTTATAATGATACTACATCATTAGACATAACAACATTTGCCAAAACAGattttagttatttaaaaCCAGAAATTTGTAAAGAAATATATGATACAAAAGtattaatgttatttgactatcatttaacaaatgatagtatttttgatatatcaGAGCGTGTAGATTTATTTGAGGCTATCTTTGAAACAATAAGTGTAATGTCAATGATACCAAATTTTGTTCAATATATTGTTTATCCATTATATGGAGATGGAAAAAGTATTTCAAAAGAATTAATTCCAACATTTAGGCATACTCTCCAAACATAtccaaatttatttaaaaggcAAATGATAACACCAGATTATCGTTTAATtgaatttattaaacatgttgaaaaatattcaaaaatgaTTATGAATGCATCAAGAGAATTTGAAACGTTATTACCAGTTGAAGAAAGAATTAAAACATCTATTGGTAAAAGAAATGATTGTGAAGAAAGTCGATTATTAACACCAAaagttattgaaaatatttttgaagttGGTAAACAATTAACTcctgaaaatattattgaattGGATAAAGTTTATAGTAAAGTTATGTCAGAATGGGTTATGCAAAGTTATCG TTTTGTTGATAATGATGGTAAATTAATTGTACCTTTTACTTATGCAAAAGACGTCAAGAATGTTAATCCATTTGCAGGAGCACTAAGAGAGAGAACAAAAAGAATAGCTAAAGAATTGGCATCAATGGTTAATTCATTACCACAAAATGCAAGTAATAGTATATTTGTTTGTGTTGATGAAAGTAGAtgtgatataataaaagttctTATTAGTGGACCTGATGATACACCATATGAAAATGGTTTATTTGAATTTGATGTTTTCTTTCCAACATCCTATCCATTTTCACCACCAAAATGTTCTTTTCTTACAACAGGAAATGGTAATGTTAGATTTAATccaaatttatataatgatgGAAAAATTTGTCTTTCTATTCTTGGAACATGGGAAGGAAGACCAGAAGAGAAATGGAGTCCATACTGCTCACTTTTACAAGTTCTTATTAGTATTCAAGGgttaatatttgttaaagaGCCATATTTTAATGAACCAGGTTTTGAAAAATATCGTGGAACTGAAAAAGGTGattctttttcaaaaaaatataatttacaaaTAGAACATGCAACTATAACATATGCTATTCGTGATCAAATAGTTCAACCTTCAAAACATTTTGAA tctGTCATTAAACGTCATTTTTGGTTAAAAAGACATGCAATAATTAAACAAGCTCATAGATGGGTTGTTGAAATGAGAAAAGAAATTGCTGATATGAATAAACCAACTAAAAAAAGAGATTCATTTTGTTTTGATACAGTTTATAATCCTGTTATTCAAGAAAAAGTCATTCAACAATTAATATCAGAATTAACAAATATGAAATGTCCTATAGAAGtacaaatataa
- a CDS encoding Endophilin B, giving the protein MNFNLKKFTNDASGFFTRAKQFTEETFLNAERTELDANFENLLQRADKTEEHTKKLLSCLECYLQPNPTVRMEEVLYEKLELKKEEVKLNNFEKLGQAMLEAATSFGSETPYGDALLKTSQSQIKLGNIEREFINKCANNTLLPIRRFLEGDIKTIQKERKVLNHKRLDLDACKNRLKKAKSQETQASPGIGLTIEQAEADLRVAQSEFDKQVEITKLLLEGIQTARNTHLKCIKDFVEAQMAFYAQAHQTMVDLQRELSSDGPCAYSLDSF; this is encoded by the exons atgaattttaatttaaagaaatttacaAATGATGCTTCTGGTTTTTTTACAAGAGCTAAACAATTTACAgaagaaacttttttaaatgctGAAAGAACTGAACTTGATGCTAATTTTGAGAATCTTCTTCAAAGAGCTGATAAAACAGAGGAGCATACTAAAAAGTTGTTGTCATGTTTAGAATGTTATTTACAACCTAACCCAACAGTAAGAATGGAAGAagttttatatgaaaaattagaaCTTAAAAAGGAAgaagttaaattaaataattttgaaaaacttGGTCAGGCAATGTTAGAAGCAGCAACATCATTTGGCTCAGAAACTCCATATGGTGATgctttattaaaaacttcCCAATCTCAAATCAAATTAGGTAATATTGAAAGAgagtttattaataaatgtgCCAATAATACTTTATTACCAATTAGAAGATTCCTAGAAGGTGACATTAAAACTATTCAa aaaGAAAGAAAAGTACTTAATCATAAACGTCTTGATTTGGATGCCTGTAAAAATCGTTTAAAAAAAGCAAAATCACAAGAAACTCAAGCATCT cCTGGTATTGGGTTAACTATTGAACAG gCTGAAGCTGATTTAAGAGTTGCACAAAGTGAATTTGATAAACAAGTTGAAATTACTAAATTGTTACTTGAAGGAATACAAACTGCACGT aatactcatttaaaatgtataaaagaTTTTGTTGAAGCACAGATGGCTTTTTATGCTCAGGCTCATCAAACAATGGTTGATCTTCAGAGGGAATTATCAAG TGATGGTCCTTGTGCTTATTCTTTGGATTCTTTTTAA
- a CDS encoding Low-density lipoprotein (LDL) receptor class A repeat and Chitin binding domain-containing protein encodes MRIFYFYYIILPSIIIGQQFPIIDINSEINRIASQFRSSQGSIPQKLIYPSQVISNGFSGGNSYPKINERIDVPTQPPYIPHQEIYKPQPPYVPKQEIYQPRPEPIQEIPNPPQPSRPRIITTTASSRLDYAINYCDTKEFPDHVLETYNLKRVDYFIYNTSCSHIYFQCSIGQTFKLQCLTSELAFNDEVGTCDHKNAVKYCPEYDHILHCSIQDSCTENQFACCAHPQKCIDLSHRCDGVSDCSDGEDENNCPSCGRDQFACVKSGVCIPAEKRCDGHPDDCGDGSNLDELNCSKNSTCWGKFICDSQISKSILGRTECIDLDKHCNGVADCPGKEDERNCKVNETKYLLCENQKQSVKKNQWCDGVPHCMDKSDEKYCS; translated from the exons atgaggatattttatttttattatattattcttCCTTCTATTATTATTGGACAACAATTTCCtattattgatattaat agtGAAATTAATAGAATTGCTTCACAATTTCGTTCCTCACAAGGATCTATTccacaaaaattaatatatccCTCACAAGTTATTTCTAATGGTTTTTCTGGTGGTAATAGTTATCCAAAAATTAATGAACGTATTGATGTTCCAACACAACCTCCATATATACCACAtcaagaaatatataaaccACAACCTCCATATGTTCCAAAACAAGAAATTTATCAACCAAGACCAGAACCTATACAAGAAATTCCTAATCCACCACAACCATCAAGACCTAGAATAATAACTACTACAGCTTCATCACGATTAGATTATGCAATAAATTATTGTGATACAAAAGAATTTCCTGATCATGTTCTAGAAACATATAATCTTAAAAGAgttgattattttatatataatacatcATGTagtcatatttattttcaatgttCAATAGGacaaacttttaaattacaatGTTTAACATCAGAATTAGCTTTTAATGATGAAGTTGGAACATGTGATCATAAAAATGCTGTTAAATATTGCCCAGAATATGATCATATTCTTCATTGTTCTATTCAGGATAGTTGTACAGAAAATCAATTTGCATGTTGTGCTCATCCACAAAAATGTATAGATTTATCACATCGTTGTGATGGTGTAAGTGATTGTTCAGATGGTGAAGATGAAAACAATTGTCCATCCTGTGGAAGAGATCAATTTGCTTGTGTTAAATCAGGTGTTTGTATACCAGCAGAAAAAAGATGTGATGGTCATCCAGATGATTGTGGTGATGGAAGTAATTTAGATGAATTAAATTGTTCAAAAAATTCAACATGTTGGGGTAAATTTATATGTGATTCACAAATATCAAAATCTATTCTTGGTAGAACAGAATGTATAGATTTAGATAAACATTGTAATGGTGTAGCTGATTGTCCAGGAAAAGAAGATGAAAGAAATTGTAAAGTTAATGAAaccaaatatttattatgtgAAAATCAAAAACAATCAGTTAAAAAGAATCAATGGTGTGATGGTGTACCACATTGTATGGATAAATCTgatgaaaaatattgttcttaa